Proteins from a genomic interval of Tenacibaculum sp. SZ-18:
- a CDS encoding DUF4197 domain-containing protein: MGKRIILLIVALQFIACSELQKIASQLPQSSALTDSQIGAGLREALDNGISHQVTKLTAKDGFYKNELVKILLPSELQVVDKGLRKIGLGSLADEGIKALNRAAEDAVKTATPIFVNAVKEITFDDAKNILLGSDNAATGYLKGKTNSALYSKFNPVIKNSFSKVGADDIWSNLITKYNNIPFVKRVNPDLTDYVTKEALEGVFTMIAVEEKGIRNKIGLRNSDLLKKVFALQDNR; the protein is encoded by the coding sequence ATGGGTAAAAGAATTATACTACTGATTGTTGCACTTCAATTTATTGCTTGTTCTGAATTGCAAAAGATTGCAAGTCAGCTACCTCAAAGTAGTGCATTAACTGATAGTCAAATTGGAGCTGGTTTGCGTGAAGCATTAGATAACGGAATTTCACATCAGGTTACTAAGTTAACTGCAAAAGATGGCTTTTATAAAAATGAACTAGTTAAAATTTTACTTCCTAGTGAATTACAAGTAGTTGATAAAGGTCTACGAAAAATTGGCTTAGGTAGTCTAGCCGATGAAGGAATTAAAGCTTTAAATAGAGCTGCAGAAGATGCTGTTAAAACTGCAACACCGATATTCGTGAATGCCGTAAAGGAAATTACATTTGACGATGCCAAGAATATACTATTAGGAAGTGATAATGCAGCAACTGGTTATTTGAAAGGGAAAACAAATTCGGCTCTATATTCAAAATTCAATCCTGTAATCAAAAACTCATTTAGTAAAGTTGGTGCTGATGATATTTGGAGTAATTTAATCACAAAATATAACAACATTCCTTTTGTGAAAAGAGTAAATCCAGATTTAACAGATTATGTCACAAAAGAAGCACTAGAGGGTGTGTTTACTATGATTGCCGTTGAAGAAAAAGGAATTAGAAACAAAATAGGCTTACGTAATAGTGATTTATTAAAAAAGGTTTTCGCTTTACAGGATAACAGGTAG
- a CDS encoding DUF5522 domain-containing protein, translated as MKKLLMPTPDEYYVNEQGYRVFKEEYHLRRGYCCKSGCKHCPYSYDKKTDSFKKV; from the coding sequence ATGAAGAAATTATTGATGCCTACACCAGATGAATATTATGTAAATGAACAAGGCTACAGAGTGTTTAAAGAAGAGTATCATTTGAGAAGAGGTTATTGCTGTAAAAGCGGATGTAAACATTGTCCGTATAGTTATGATAAAAAAACAGATAGTTTTAAAAAGGTGTGA
- a CDS encoding DUF4136 domain-containing protein: protein MKYLRILPFFLLLITSCSSVKVATDYDTKADFSSYKTFAFYKPGIDKAPISDLDKKRIMRAIEAELLAKGMQKSSTPDVLVSLFTKSRERINVTDNSASWGWGFGWGWNPWMWGGAGSLNVNQYTEGTLFIDIIDAGKKELIWQGIGSGALAFKNMEKRDARIKEFVKEILEKYPPGSDEK, encoded by the coding sequence ATGAAGTATCTAAGAATTTTACCTTTTTTTTTATTATTAATTACTTCTTGTAGCTCTGTTAAGGTAGCAACAGATTATGATACAAAAGCTGATTTTTCCAGTTATAAAACATTTGCCTTTTATAAACCTGGTATTGATAAAGCTCCTATTTCAGATTTAGATAAAAAGAGAATTATGAGAGCAATCGAGGCAGAATTATTAGCTAAAGGAATGCAAAAATCATCTACTCCAGATGTGTTAGTGAGTCTTTTTACTAAATCTAGAGAAAGAATTAATGTAACTGATAACAGTGCGAGTTGGGGCTGGGGCTTTGGCTGGGGATGGAATCCTTGGATGTGGGGAGGAGCAGGTAGTTTGAATGTAAATCAGTATACCGAAGGAACCCTGTTTATTGATATTATTGATGCAGGTAAAAAAGAATTAATCTGGCAAGGAATTGGTTCTGGAGCTTTAGCTTTTAAAAACATGGAAAAGCGAGATGCGAGAATTAAGGAGTTTGTTAAAGAAATACTAGAGAAATATCCTCCAGGTTCGGATGAAAAATAA
- a CDS encoding urocanate hydratase, translated as MTFKEQIKQGIPSVLPSKKEYDITINHAPKRKEILTKEEKQLALRNALRYFDKKHHEELLPEFSEELEKYGRIYMYRFRPDYKMKARGIEEYPGKSTQAKSIMLMIQNNLDYAVAQHPHELITYGGNGGVFQNWAQYLLTMQYLSEMTDEQTLVMYSGHPMGLFPSNKNAPRVVVTNGMMIPNYSQPDDWEKFNALGVTQYGQMTAGSYMYIGPQGIVHGTTITVLNGFRKIGKSPKGNVFVTAGLGGMSGAQPKAGNIAGCITVCAEVNEKAVHTRHSQGWVDEVISDADILVERVLKAKENKEVVSIAYLGNVVEVWEKFDEANVYVDLGSDQTSLHNPWAGGYYPVGLSLEQANDLMANNPEEFRVKVQESLRRQAEAINKHTAKGTYFFDYGNAFLLESSRAGAKVMNENPTLGREFKYPSYVQDIMGPMCFDYGFGPFRWVCASGKPEDLAKTDQIACEVLEEIMKDSPREIQQQMADNIQWIKGAQENKLVVGSQARILYADAEGRIKIAKAFNKAIKRGKIGPVVLGRDHHDVSGTDSPYRETSNIYDGSRFTADMAIHNVIGDSFRGATWVSIHNGGGVGWGEVVNGGFGMLLDGSKEASKRLKSMLFWDVNNGIARRSWARNEEAVFAIKRAMQAEKKLKVTLPNLVDDFLFNNI; from the coding sequence ATGACATTTAAAGAACAGATTAAACAAGGAATACCAAGTGTTTTACCATCAAAAAAAGAGTATGATATAACAATTAATCATGCTCCAAAAAGAAAAGAAATACTTACAAAAGAAGAAAAGCAATTAGCATTAAGAAATGCCTTACGCTATTTCGATAAAAAACATCACGAAGAATTATTACCAGAGTTTTCTGAAGAGCTAGAAAAATATGGTAGAATATATATGTATCGATTCCGTCCTGATTATAAAATGAAAGCAAGAGGAATTGAAGAGTATCCAGGAAAATCTACGCAAGCAAAATCTATTATGCTGATGATTCAGAATAACTTAGATTACGCAGTTGCACAACATCCTCATGAGTTAATTACTTACGGTGGTAATGGTGGAGTTTTCCAAAATTGGGCTCAGTATCTATTAACAATGCAATACTTATCAGAAATGACAGATGAGCAAACATTAGTTATGTATTCTGGTCACCCAATGGGATTATTTCCGTCGAATAAAAATGCTCCAAGAGTTGTAGTTACCAATGGAATGATGATTCCTAATTATTCTCAACCAGATGATTGGGAAAAGTTTAATGCATTAGGTGTTACTCAATACGGACAAATGACAGCGGGAAGTTACATGTACATTGGTCCGCAAGGAATTGTTCATGGAACAACAATTACAGTTTTAAACGGATTTAGAAAAATTGGTAAATCACCAAAAGGAAATGTATTTGTTACAGCTGGTTTAGGAGGAATGAGTGGAGCACAACCTAAAGCGGGAAATATAGCTGGGTGTATTACGGTTTGTGCAGAAGTAAATGAAAAAGCTGTTCATACTCGTCATTCTCAAGGATGGGTTGATGAAGTGATTTCTGATGCAGATATTTTAGTTGAAAGAGTTCTAAAAGCTAAAGAAAATAAAGAAGTAGTTTCCATCGCTTATTTAGGAAATGTTGTAGAGGTTTGGGAAAAGTTTGATGAGGCGAATGTTTATGTTGATTTAGGTTCAGATCAAACTTCTTTACATAATCCGTGGGCAGGTGGTTATTATCCAGTTGGATTATCATTAGAGCAAGCTAATGATTTGATGGCAAATAATCCAGAAGAGTTCAGAGTTAAAGTTCAAGAATCTCTCCGTAGACAAGCAGAAGCAATTAATAAACATACAGCAAAGGGAACTTATTTCTTTGATTACGGAAATGCCTTTTTATTAGAATCTAGTAGAGCAGGAGCTAAGGTTATGAATGAAAATCCAACATTAGGTAGAGAGTTTAAATATCCGAGTTATGTCCAAGATATTATGGGACCAATGTGTTTCGATTATGGATTTGGTCCATTCCGTTGGGTTTGTGCTTCAGGAAAACCCGAAGATTTAGCAAAAACGGATCAAATTGCATGTGAAGTTCTAGAGGAAATCATGAAAGATTCTCCAAGAGAAATTCAGCAGCAAATGGCTGATAATATTCAATGGATTAAAGGTGCACAAGAAAATAAATTGGTTGTAGGTTCTCAAGCGAGAATTCTATACGCTGATGCAGAGGGAAGAATTAAAATAGCTAAAGCATTTAATAAAGCAATCAAAAGAGGAAAAATTGGTCCAGTTGTGTTAGGAAGAGATCACCATGATGTTTCGGGAACAGATTCACCATATAGAGAAACTTCTAACATTTATGACGGTTCTAGGTTTACCGCTGATATGGCTATCCATAACGTAATTGGAGATAGTTTTAGAGGTGCGACTTGGGTCTCAATTCACAACGGTGGTGGAGTAGGCTGGGGAGAAGTGGTTAATGGTGGATTTGGCATGCTTCTTGATGGTTCTAAAGAGGCGTCAAAACGTTTAAAATCGATGCTTTTTTGGGATGTAAATAACGGAATCGCAAGAAGAAGTTGGGCTCGAAACGAAGAAGCTGTTTTTGCAATTAAACGTGCTATGCAGGCAGAAAAAAAACTTAAAGTTACTTTGCCTAACTTAGTTGACGATTTTTTGTTTAACAACATTTAA
- the hutH gene encoding histidine ammonia-lyase: protein MFKYGIDHLTVDKVLAIANGNLKAEITDEAKKKVNECRKKVETMANSNAAVYGINTGFGPLCDVQITPEETSKLQENLLITHAVGVGEPIDKLLSKIMMICKVHALCQGFSGVRLEMINRIIYFIENNMLPVVPEQGSVGASGDLAPLSHLFLPLLGEGEFWVEDEILPAKQVLTNHNLEPLTLMAKEGLGLINGTQFILSHAIIGLKKMEYLLDLADVAGTMSLEGFQGSASPFRAELHTIRPFEGNIKVAERIRMLLKDSQNVENHLECDRVQDPYSIRCMPQVHGASRNAFNHLNDLAEIEMNSVTDNPIVLSETEAISGGNFHGQPLAMVLDYASIAAAELGNISDRRSYLLLEGKYGLPRLLTEAGGLNSGFMIPQYTTAALVTENKSLCFPPSADSVPTSLGQEDHVSMGSISGRKFNQILGNLEKILAIELMYAAQAMEFRRPNIFSEIIENNFKLIRSKVAKLEEDRVLKDDISAMISLVRKKEFIVA from the coding sequence ATGTTTAAATACGGAATAGATCACCTAACAGTAGATAAAGTTTTAGCTATTGCAAATGGTAATTTGAAAGCAGAAATTACTGATGAAGCTAAAAAGAAAGTGAATGAGTGCAGAAAAAAGGTTGAAACCATGGCAAATTCTAACGCTGCGGTTTATGGAATAAATACAGGATTCGGACCCTTATGTGATGTACAAATTACACCAGAAGAAACAAGTAAACTTCAAGAGAATTTATTGATAACACATGCTGTAGGTGTGGGTGAGCCTATTGATAAGTTATTATCCAAAATCATGATGATTTGTAAAGTACATGCTTTGTGTCAAGGGTTTTCAGGTGTACGTTTAGAAATGATCAATCGTATTATTTATTTCATAGAAAATAACATGTTACCCGTAGTTCCAGAACAAGGATCTGTTGGTGCTTCTGGAGATTTAGCTCCGTTATCACATTTGTTTTTACCATTGTTAGGAGAAGGAGAATTTTGGGTTGAGGATGAGATTTTACCTGCAAAACAAGTTTTAACGAATCATAATTTAGAACCTTTAACCTTAATGGCTAAAGAAGGGTTAGGATTAATTAATGGAACTCAGTTCATTTTATCTCATGCAATTATTGGGTTAAAGAAGATGGAGTATCTTTTAGATTTAGCTGATGTTGCAGGAACAATGAGTTTAGAAGGCTTCCAAGGAAGTGCTTCACCGTTTAGAGCAGAGCTTCATACTATTCGTCCTTTTGAAGGAAATATAAAAGTAGCTGAACGAATTCGCATGTTATTAAAAGATTCTCAAAATGTTGAAAACCATTTAGAATGTGATCGTGTGCAAGATCCGTATTCGATTCGTTGTATGCCTCAGGTTCATGGTGCATCAAGAAATGCATTCAATCATTTGAATGATTTAGCTGAAATAGAAATGAATTCGGTTACAGATAATCCAATTGTACTAAGTGAAACAGAAGCAATTTCTGGAGGAAACTTTCATGGGCAGCCTTTAGCAATGGTTTTAGATTATGCTTCTATTGCTGCTGCTGAATTGGGGAATATTTCCGATAGAAGAAGTTATTTGTTACTGGAAGGAAAATACGGTTTACCAAGATTGTTAACTGAAGCGGGCGGTTTAAACTCTGGATTTATGATTCCTCAATATACCACGGCAGCTTTAGTAACAGAGAACAAATCTCTTTGTTTTCCACCTTCAGCAGATAGTGTTCCAACTTCATTAGGACAAGAAGATCATGTTTCAATGGGAAGTATTTCAGGAAGGAAGTTTAACCAAATTTTAGGTAATCTGGAGAAAATATTAGCTATAGAATTAATGTATGCTGCACAAGCAATGGAATTTAGAAGACCAAATATATTTTCAGAAATAATAGAAAATAATTTCAAATTAATTAGGAGTAAAGTTGCTAAGTTAGAGGAGGATCGAGTGTTAAAAGATGATATTAGCGCAATGATCAGTTTAGTACGAAAAAAAGAATTTATTGTAGCATAA
- a CDS encoding LysR family transcriptional regulator, translated as MSYQLELRHLKYFLAVAEELHFRKAADRLFISQPGLSRQIKQMEGDLGIQLFERHNRKVVLTPSGRYLKSEITRNLKNLDNIISHAKLIHNGKQGKLEFGYVGSAMQEIIPNVLVKFKEKHPNVQFGLTEMDNQKQIDNLLHQKIDIGFVRLDTVPRGLTIQPILKENFCLVLPKKHKINSKNFKGLQELKNESFILFDPSYSPSYYEKVIQIFTESGFAPIVSHNTIHAASIYKLVENGFGLSIVPKSLQLGYDMNVHFIELDNINQHTTLSVVWDEHNRNPVLRSLINTILFSL; from the coding sequence ATGAGTTATCAATTAGAGTTAAGACATCTTAAATACTTTTTGGCTGTAGCTGAAGAATTACACTTCAGAAAAGCAGCTGATCGATTATTTATATCTCAACCTGGATTAAGTAGACAGATTAAACAAATGGAAGGTGATTTAGGTATTCAATTATTTGAACGGCATAACAGAAAGGTTGTTTTAACTCCTTCCGGAAGGTATTTAAAGTCTGAAATTACACGGAATTTGAAAAATTTAGATAATATCATTAGTCATGCAAAGCTTATTCATAATGGAAAACAAGGAAAATTAGAATTTGGATATGTAGGATCTGCTATGCAAGAAATCATTCCAAATGTCTTGGTAAAATTCAAAGAAAAACACCCTAATGTTCAGTTTGGTTTAACGGAAATGGACAACCAAAAACAAATTGATAATTTATTACATCAAAAAATAGACATTGGTTTTGTGAGACTCGATACTGTGCCGAGAGGATTGACTATTCAACCTATTCTAAAAGAAAACTTTTGTTTGGTTTTACCCAAAAAACATAAAATCAATTCTAAAAATTTTAAAGGTTTACAAGAATTAAAAAATGAATCTTTCATTCTCTTTGATCCTTCTTACAGTCCTTCTTACTATGAAAAAGTGATACAAATTTTTACCGAAAGTGGATTTGCTCCTATTGTCTCCCACAATACAATACATGCAGCTTCTATATATAAATTAGTAGAAAACGGTTTTGGATTATCTATTGTTCCGAAATCTTTACAATTAGGATATGATATGAATGTTCATTTTATTGAATTAGATAACATCAATCAACATACAACATTGTCAGTTGTTTGGGACGAACATAATAGAAATCCTGTTTTACGATCGTTGATTAACACTATTCTATTTTCTCTCTAA
- a CDS encoding M23 family metallopeptidase, with product MIEDQEGFCIMDCAPNCNNQTNCITRQGLLHDANFTKNKPILGNNVTLKSDNFRDDTWNIIKETDCGNGKIPKGSNVNVLSTTPVVRTLSNGTKLNYYRIEYIDCPKGNNSTNGNFDQNKPCSDCFKGNPVKGNMQVAKQAVSGIGGGLYGNSYRKKWKKGEDGKYIKDAKGKRKLFPKWHRGIDIVTQKGDPIYAMFDGKATKAGSNNEAAGFYVKLESNINGKTILSYYFHMKNENRVSGDVKAGDIIGYQGDSGNLKNEIKKGTVPCHVHIKIKENGITVNPDQYIKGNINTTTGVITADCN from the coding sequence ATGATAGAAGATCAGGAAGGGTTTTGCATCATGGACTGCGCTCCAAACTGCAACAATCAAACTAATTGCATTACAAGACAAGGTTTACTTCATGACGCGAATTTTACTAAAAACAAACCTATCTTAGGTAATAACGTGACTTTAAAATCTGACAACTTCAGAGATGATACATGGAACATAATCAAAGAAACTGATTGCGGGAATGGTAAAATACCTAAAGGAAGCAACGTGAATGTGTTAAGTACAACTCCTGTAGTCCGAACTTTATCAAACGGGACTAAATTAAATTATTACAGAATTGAATATATTGACTGTCCTAAAGGAAATAACTCTACAAATGGTAACTTTGACCAAAATAAACCATGTAGTGATTGTTTTAAAGGAAACCCTGTGAAAGGAAATATGCAAGTCGCTAAACAAGCAGTTTCTGGTATAGGAGGCGGATTATATGGGAATTCTTACAGAAAAAAATGGAAAAAGGGAGAAGACGGTAAGTATATAAAAGATGCTAAGGGAAAAAGGAAACTATTTCCTAAATGGCATCGAGGCATAGATATTGTTACTCAAAAAGGAGATCCTATTTATGCTATGTTTGATGGAAAAGCAACAAAGGCAGGAAGTAATAATGAAGCTGCTGGATTTTACGTAAAATTAGAATCTAATATTAACGGGAAGACTATACTTAGCTATTACTTTCATATGAAAAACGAAAATAGAGTTTCTGGAGATGTGAAAGCTGGTGATATTATCGGTTATCAAGGTGACTCTGGTAATTTGAAAAATGAAATAAAGAAAGGGACTGTACCTTGCCATGTTCATATTAAAATTAAAGAAAATGGAATTACAGTAAATCCAGATCAATACATTAAAGGAAATATAAATACCACAACAGGAGTAATTACTGCTGACTGTAATTAA
- a CDS encoding M23 family metallopeptidase encodes MKKMIFHLLIVSSYNCYANDKLKLYTERINNGFNIYAYNYEFCSMSVFIEFDLLNMRNLNKENKVYVLEPSKKRQLLTTLKVKIHSKPYQFNFRYGTNYGNNNNKSYDFDYPYHLHFENGVSFKVSQGYNNKSTHYGINENSIDFSMPVGTKVTALSEGVVVKVIDYNTKNCNQKECLKYNNIVLVYHDDDTLAGYLHLKEIHLKEKGASVKVGDKVTKGQVIDLTVNTGWSSGPHLHVRLYKQFLG; translated from the coding sequence ATGAAAAAAATGATTTTCCACTTACTTATTGTATCATCTTATAATTGTTATGCGAATGATAAATTAAAATTGTATACCGAAAGAATTAACAACGGTTTTAACATATACGCTTATAATTATGAATTTTGCTCTATGAGTGTGTTTATTGAATTTGATTTATTAAACATGCGTAATTTAAATAAAGAAAACAAAGTATATGTCTTGGAGCCCAGTAAAAAAAGACAATTATTGACTACACTCAAAGTTAAAATTCATAGTAAACCTTATCAATTTAATTTTAGGTATGGAACTAACTATGGTAACAATAACAATAAATCTTATGACTTTGACTACCCATACCACTTACACTTTGAAAATGGAGTATCTTTCAAAGTTTCACAAGGATATAACAATAAAAGTACTCATTATGGCATAAATGAGAACTCAATAGATTTTTCTATGCCTGTAGGCACTAAAGTTACAGCATTAAGCGAGGGAGTTGTTGTAAAAGTCATAGATTATAACACTAAAAACTGTAATCAAAAAGAGTGTCTTAAGTACAATAATATCGTTCTAGTTTATCATGATGATGATACTCTTGCAGGATACCTACATCTAAAGGAAATACATCTAAAAGAAAAAGGTGCTTCAGTTAAAGTTGGGGACAAAGTTACTAAAGGGCAAGTAATAGATTTAACTGTAAATACTGGATGGAGTTCAGGTCCTCATTTACATGTTAGATTATACAAACAATTCTTAGGCTGA
- a CDS encoding alkaline phosphatase D family protein, producing the protein MKKNKLKVLCFVVLLTGVFALQAQKQTVVTKIGRKNTAGIENYFNAALAPFYHGVASGDPLKDAVIIWTRVTTNQTDVNVTWKVATNTSMTNVVQQGMVGTDERKDYTVKVDVRSLQPNTTYYFQFEALGKKSEIGKTRTSPTGNVSNVRFGVVSCSNYQNGYFNAYEELADRTDIDAVIHLGDYIYEYETGGYGYSDEVGRRHLPNNEIVTLSDYRVRYSYYRLDPMLRKLHQQHPFILIWDDHEFSNDANKFGAENHDPSTEGSWEVRKNNAYKAYFEWMPVRANSIQEYRLYRDFSYGDLADLLMLDTRIEGRDETVSTSQKLTKNVKKDLQLKVKSLVESKSLQSIEDFEKVIEEIAPYFIQEGKLTGEELRYVIQKFAQVAYNYKNVGSRNLSSKIDQSKLKDLLVKATTVEKKLAGKVTYESILGQAQFNWLLSKLSTSSATWKIIGNQVMMMNYSGVPTSDAWDGYEEERERLYKHISNNNINNVVVLTGDIHSTFAGDLKYGRECIGSEFVVPSVTSQNLDAFGVIATGLAEFYTKLLNRHMKEVDLDAHGYFVLDVKEERVQADWFYIRDVKVPNSGEFYHKGYYVNKNGCGIRATNTPANATSRYGEQAETINNSKDLIDERVIIMGVYPNPMQTSGNVHYLLQNPTELSIVIFNSNGKKVKDVLINKKQDTGIYNVNFDVESLAAGNYFLKVKSGNKTITKQFIVK; encoded by the coding sequence ATGAAAAAAAACAAACTCAAAGTATTATGTTTTGTTGTCTTGTTAACTGGAGTATTCGCGCTTCAAGCTCAAAAACAAACTGTAGTTACCAAAATTGGAAGAAAAAATACTGCTGGTATAGAAAATTATTTCAATGCTGCTTTAGCTCCATTTTACCACGGAGTGGCTTCAGGTGATCCTTTAAAAGATGCAGTTATTATTTGGACACGCGTTACTACGAATCAAACGGATGTTAATGTTACTTGGAAAGTGGCAACAAATACATCGATGACAAATGTTGTTCAACAAGGAATGGTAGGTACTGACGAAAGAAAGGACTATACAGTAAAAGTAGATGTAAGAAGTTTGCAACCAAATACTACCTATTATTTTCAGTTCGAAGCTTTAGGAAAGAAATCTGAAATAGGAAAAACAAGAACTTCTCCAACTGGAAATGTAAGTAATGTTCGTTTTGGAGTTGTATCATGTTCTAACTACCAAAACGGATATTTTAATGCGTATGAAGAATTAGCAGATAGAACAGATATAGATGCTGTCATTCATTTAGGAGATTATATTTATGAATATGAAACTGGCGGATATGGATATAGCGATGAGGTTGGAAGAAGACACTTACCTAATAATGAGATTGTAACTTTAAGCGACTATCGAGTTCGTTATTCTTATTACAGATTGGATCCGATGCTAAGAAAATTACACCAACAACATCCGTTTATTTTAATTTGGGATGATCACGAATTTTCAAATGACGCAAATAAATTCGGAGCAGAAAATCATGATCCATCAACCGAGGGAAGTTGGGAAGTTCGAAAAAATAATGCCTACAAAGCTTATTTTGAATGGATGCCGGTTCGTGCAAATTCAATTCAGGAATATAGATTATATAGAGACTTTTCTTATGGAGATTTAGCTGACTTATTAATGTTAGATACACGAATTGAAGGAAGAGATGAAACGGTTTCGACTAGTCAAAAGTTGACCAAAAACGTTAAGAAAGACCTGCAGTTAAAAGTTAAAAGCTTAGTTGAAAGTAAATCGTTACAATCAATTGAAGATTTTGAGAAAGTTATCGAGGAAATTGCTCCATATTTTATTCAAGAAGGAAAGTTAACAGGAGAAGAATTAAGATATGTAATTCAAAAGTTTGCCCAAGTTGCATATAATTATAAAAATGTTGGAAGTAGGAATTTATCTTCTAAAATAGATCAATCAAAATTAAAAGATCTTCTAGTAAAAGCTACAACTGTTGAGAAGAAATTAGCAGGAAAAGTAACTTACGAGTCAATATTGGGTCAAGCACAATTCAATTGGTTGTTAAGTAAACTATCGACTTCATCAGCGACTTGGAAAATTATTGGAAATCAGGTTATGATGATGAATTATAGTGGAGTTCCAACAAGTGATGCTTGGGATGGATATGAAGAAGAGCGTGAACGTTTGTATAAACATATTTCTAATAACAACATTAATAATGTAGTTGTTTTAACAGGTGATATTCATAGTACGTTCGCCGGCGATTTAAAATACGGACGTGAGTGTATTGGTTCTGAATTTGTTGTACCAAGTGTTACTTCTCAAAATTTAGATGCTTTTGGAGTAATTGCAACCGGACTAGCTGAGTTTTACACCAAACTTTTAAATCGTCATATGAAAGAAGTAGATTTAGATGCGCACGGATATTTTGTGTTAGATGTAAAGGAAGAAAGGGTACAGGCGGATTGGTTTTATATTCGTGATGTAAAAGTTCCAAACTCAGGAGAGTTTTATCATAAAGGATACTATGTGAATAAAAACGGATGTGGAATTAGAGCAACAAATACACCTGCAAATGCGACTTCAAGATACGGAGAACAAGCAGAAACAATTAATAATTCTAAAGATCTTATAGATGAAAGAGTAATTATAATGGGAGTTTATCCAAACCCAATGCAAACTTCAGGAAATGTTCACTATTTATTACAAAATCCAACAGAATTATCTATTGTTATTTTTAACAGTAACGGAAAAAAAGTGAAAGATGTGCTAATTAATAAAAAGCAAGACACAGGAATCTACAATGTAAATTTTGATGTGGAATCATTAGCAGCGGGAAATTACTTTTTAAAGGTAAAGTCTGGAAATAAAACTATAACAAAACAATTTATTGTGAAGTAA